The following coding sequences are from one Triticum aestivum cultivar Chinese Spring chromosome 5A, IWGSC CS RefSeq v2.1, whole genome shotgun sequence window:
- the LOC123106823 gene encoding uncharacterized protein, which produces MAGNTHIGGRGAGRGRACIISAGVCQAACHGTPRYGRRHSAPSTVVSCRCIAPFLWPPMSLLQPVDLHISDDEGTGDHGQSRDASIGHPVDLTTECHAATAVVLMHACDKTDTLEQLNSFWLPNLRRAHVMLPTASHGSGEAAGDHGVGSRWTSWMNDGVKRCLHARYTLLSCCRCCVNDAKEFACEQVANHLIHD; this is translated from the exons ATGGCAGGAAACACTCACATTGGAGGAAGAGGCGCCGGCAGAGGAAGGGCTTGCATCATCTCAGCTGGTGTGTGCCAAG CGGCTTGCCACGGGACTCCACGGTACGGTCGCCGGCATTCTGCACCTTCCACCGTTGTCTCCTGTAGGTGTATAGCTCCCTTCCTCTGGCCGCCCATGTCCCTGCTACAGCCGGTGGACCTCCACATATCAGACGACGAGGGCACCGGCGACCATGGTCAGTCCCGCGACGCCAG CATCGGCCACCCAGTGGATCTGACTACCGAATGCCATGCGGCGACCGCAGTGGTGTTGATGCATGCCTGCGACAAGACCGACACACTGGAACAACTCAACTCCTTCTGGCTTCCCAACCTCCGGCGTGCCCATGTGATGCTGCCTACAGCCTCCCATGGATCAGGTGAAGCTGCTGGAGATCATGGTGTGGGTTCAAGATGGACCTCATGGATGAATGACGGGGTCAAACGGTGCCTCCATGCCAGATACACTCTGTTGTCGTGCTGCCGATGTTGTGTCAACGATGCTAAGGAATTTGCATGTGAGCAGGTAGCTAACCACTTAATCCATGATTAA